A region from the Arcobacter sp. F2176 genome encodes:
- the rpsS gene encoding 30S ribosomal protein S19: protein MSRSVKKGPFIDAHLMKKVIKAVETKDRKPIKTWSRRSTVLPDMIGLTFNVHNGRNFVPVNVTENHVGYKLGEFAPTRTFKGHKGSVQKKVG, encoded by the coding sequence ATGTCAAGATCAGTAAAAAAAGGTCCATTTATAGACGCGCACTTAATGAAAAAAGTTATCAAAGCAGTTGAGACTAAAGATAGAAAACCAATTAAAACTTGGTCAAGAAGATCAACAGTTTTACCTGATATGATTGGCTTAACTTTTAATGTGCACAATGGAAGAAACTTCGTACCTGTAAATGTTACAGAGAACCACGTGGGTTACAAATTAGGTGAATTTGCACCAACTAGAACTTTTAAGGGTCACAAAGGCTCTGTTCAGAAGAAGGTAGGATAA
- the rplV gene encoding 50S ribosomal protein L22: protein MGKAILRFIRVSPIKARLIAREVQGMNAEYAIASLEFTPNKAAGLISKVIASAVANSGLEAEDAIITSARVDKGPVLKRFTPRARGSASPKHKPTAHIFIEVEAAPKGDK from the coding sequence ATGGGTAAAGCTATATTAAGATTTATTAGAGTTTCTCCAATTAAAGCAAGACTTATTGCTAGAGAAGTTCAAGGTATGAATGCAGAGTATGCTATTGCATCTTTAGAATTTACACCTAACAAAGCTGCTGGATTAATTTCAAAAGTTATTGCTTCTGCAGTTGCAAACTCTGGATTAGAAGCTGAAGATGCAATTATTACATCTGCAAGAGTTGATAAAGGTCCAGTATTAAAAAGATTTACTCCAAGAGCAAGAGGTTCTGCTTCTCCAAAGCATAAGCCAACGGCACATATTTTTATTGAAGTAGAAGCTGCACCTAAAGGAGATAAGTAA
- the rpsC gene encoding 30S ribosomal protein S3, whose product MGQKVNPIGLRLGINRNWESRWFPKFSSMPANVAEDSKIRKFVKKELYYAGIAQTLIERTAKKVRVTVVAARPGIIIGKKGADVEKLKNSLTKLVGKEIAVNIKEERKPQLSGQLAAENVAQQLERRVAFRRAMKRVMQNAIKGGAKGIKVSVSGRLGGAEMARTEWYLEGRVPLHTLRARIDYGFAEAHTTYGCVGVKVWIFKGEVLAKGIPVEKEEASKPKRRPTKKRGK is encoded by the coding sequence ATGGGTCAAAAAGTTAATCCAATTGGTTTAAGATTAGGTATCAATAGAAACTGGGAATCAAGATGGTTTCCTAAATTCTCTTCTATGCCTGCTAATGTTGCAGAAGATAGCAAAATCAGAAAATTCGTTAAAAAAGAGCTTTACTATGCAGGAATCGCTCAAACTTTAATCGAAAGAACAGCTAAAAAAGTAAGAGTAACAGTTGTTGCTGCAAGACCTGGTATCATTATTGGTAAAAAAGGTGCAGACGTTGAGAAATTAAAAAATTCTTTAACTAAATTAGTTGGTAAAGAAATTGCTGTAAACATTAAAGAAGAGAGAAAACCACAACTTTCTGGTCAATTAGCTGCTGAAAATGTTGCTCAACAATTAGAAAGAAGAGTTGCATTTAGAAGAGCTATGAAAAGAGTTATGCAAAATGCTATTAAAGGTGGAGCAAAAGGAATTAAAGTTTCTGTTTCTGGTAGACTTGGTGGAGCTGAAATGGCTAGAACTGAGTGGTACTTAGAAGGAAGAGTTCCTTTACATACTTTAAGAGCTAGAATTGATTATGGTTTTGCTGAAGCACATACTACATATGGTTGTGTTGGTGTAAAAGTTTGGATTTTCAAAGGTGAAGTACTTGCTAAAGGTATTCCAGTTGAAAAAGAAGAAGCTTCTAAACCAAAAAGAAGACCAACAAAGAAAAGAGGTAA